From the Thermodesulfobacteriota bacterium genome, the window TAAGTTTCAAGTGTGATTCGAATCCCGTGTAGCGGGTCTACGTCCGAAGAGATATTCCCGGTCCGGAAGGCTCCATTTTTTCCCTCGCTCTCTCTATGAGGAGCGGCGAAAGCTCCTTCTCCCAGAATCGCATGAACCCTTCCTGGTTCGGCCCGGCGGGCACCAGCACGACGTGATCGTAACCGGCGTCGGTGTAACGCCCGATTGCGTCGGCGTAAAGCCCGGGATCGGGCCCGCAGACGACCAGGTCCGCGATGTCCTCCTTATGAACGACGCTGCTGTGCGCTTCGAAGTGCGCCACGTTCGGCAGCTCCGCGTTGACGCTCCACCCCGCCGTCCCGAACCTGAGCCGCTCGTATGCTATATCGACGGCCTCCTCCTCGCTTTCCGCCCACGACGCCATCATCTCGGCATATCTCGGGCCGTCCTCGAACCCCCCTGCGTCCGTCCAGTGTTGTATAAGCTTCGAATCGGGCTCGACGGTAAATATCCCCTCGGCCTTGTCCGCGGCGAGCCGCGCGGCTTTTCTCCCGCCTATCGCGACGACTATCTCCGGCGGCTCGGCCGGCAGATCGAACACCTGCGCCTGCTCCAGCTTGAGATGATTCCCCTCGTACGACTGCATGCCCCCCCGCCAGAGGAGGCGTATGATGTCTATGGACTCGGACAGCATCTCGTGCCTTATCCTTACAGGAGGCCATCCGTTCCCGACGACGTGCTCGTTCAGCTTCTCGCCCGAGCCGAGCCCGAGCGTGAACCTCCCCCCGCTCAGTATCGCCATCGTCGCCGCAGCCTGCGCTATTATAGCCGGGTGGTATCTCACGAACGGGCACGTGACGGCCGTGACTATCCCGACGCTCTCCGTGGCCGCCGCGACGCCGCCCAGCACGCTCCATGCATACGGCGAATGCCCCTGGCTCCACAGCCACGGATGGTAATGGTCCGAGATCGCGACGAAATCGAACCCGGCATCCTCCGCGAGCCTCGCGTTATGGATAAGCTCCTTCGGCCCGTGCTCCTCGCTCATAAGCTTATAACCGAATTTAGTCATGATTCCCCCTGCCGGCTCTCCCTTCGTCAAGCCCCGGCAAAAACCTCTATCATCTTTTTATTAAACGCCGGTATGTCGTCCGGCTTCCGGCTGGTCACGAGCTTCCCGTCCACGACCACCTCCTCGTCCCGCCACTCCGCGCCGGCGTTTTTGAGGTCCGATTGTATCGTATGGTACGACGCCATTTTGCGCCCCCTGGTGACGCCCGCGTCGATCAGCGTCCACGGGCCGTGGCATATGGCCGCTACAGGCTTATCGCTATCGAAGAACGATCTCACGAACTCCTGCGCGTCCTGGTTCCTACGGAGATTATCCGGGTTCATCACCCCGCCCGGGAGGAGGAGCGCGTCGAACATGACCGGGTCGGCCTCGGAAAGCTCTTCGTCGACCTTGAAGTCGTCGCCCCAGTCCGTGTGGTTCCACCCCTTCACGTTGCCCCTCTCCGGAGAAACTATCACGGTCTCTGCCCCCGCGCTTTCGAGCGCCTCCTTTGGAGCCGTAAGCTCCACCTGCTCGAACCCGTCCGCCACGAGTATCGCGACCTTCTTTCCTTCGAGATTATTTCCCATTTTCGATTCTCCGTAACGATTTATTGAGCCGCGCGCCCTCCCCGTTACCCCCGCGCGGCTACGTGATACATGTGCAACATGCGTGCCAGTGCGGCGCGCCTGAAAATATCGGGTAATCAGAATGGATTACAGAAAGGTATTATCTTCCGCCGGGAGCATGCTGGAAATTATTTTCCGGAAAGAGCTGTTGAGTAGATAACATTTGTAAAGGCTTTTTAACCGCCCGCTTCCGTCTCGCCTATTCTCTTCATCAGCAGCTTCCGCTCGGGCTTCATCGTCGCGAGTGAAAGGGCCTTCCTGAAATGCCCGGCCGCCGCGGCATTGTTCCCGAGCCTCTCTTCGAGCTCCCCGAGGACGGCGTAGAGTAAGAAATACGATTCGAGCTGCTCACGCCCCGGTATGCCTCTCACCGCTTCGATGCCCGCGCCCGGCCCGTGAACCTCCGCCACGGCTACGGCCCTGTTGAGCGCCGCCACCGGGGAGCTGTCCATGCCGACGAGGATGTCGTAAAAATAGAGGATGCGCTTCCAGTCGGTCGATTCGTAATCCCTCGCGGCGGAGTGGCAGGCGGCTATGCTGGCTTCGAGGTGATAGACGCTTGGCTCCCGCCCCTCCATCGAGCGGACGAGGTGATACATCCCGCGCGCTATCATCCCCTGGTCCCAGAGCGACCTGTCCTGCTCCCTCAGCGTCAGGATATTTCCGTCGCCGTCGGTGCGGGCGTCGAGCCTCGCGGCGTTAAGCAGCATGAGCGACAGGAGCGCGTGAACGTGCGGCCTGTCGCCGACGCGATGTTCCGCCAGTATCCCGCAGAGCCTTATAGCCTCGAGGCAGAGCTCCTTCCGTATGATGCTCTCGCCTTCGGACGCCTTGTAGCCTTCGTTGAAAAGTAGATATATAGTCTCCAGCACCGAGTCGAGCCGCCCCTTAAGCACCTCCCCCGTCGGGAGGTCATAGGGGACGGAAGCGTCCCGGAGCTTCCTCTTCGCCCGCGTGAGCCGCTTCGTCACGGCGGCTTCGGACGTCAGAAAAGCCCGCGCTATTTCCTCGGTGCTGAACCCGCAGAGGGTCTTCAGCGAAAGGGCGACCTGCGCCTCGGGCGGTACGAGCGGATGACAGCACATGAACATCATCCAGAGCCTGTCGTCGCCTATCTCATCCTTGAACGCCACCTGTCCGTCCCCTCCCGCTGCGGGCCCGGCGTCGTCCATGAACCGGGCTATGTCGTCCGTCTTGTTCCGGAACGTCTTGTCCCGCCTCATGAGGTCGAGCGCGAGGTTCTTCGAAACCTGTGTGATCCACGCCGCCGGGTTTCCGGGTATGCCGTAATAGGGCCACGTCTGGAGCGCGCGGGCGAGCGCCTCCTGCACCACGTCTTCCGCGAGGTTAATGTGCCTCGGCCCGAATATCCTCGTCAGCGTCGAAACCATCTTGCCCGCCTCGTGGCGGAAGCAGTGCTCGACTATCCGCGAGACGTCCCCTGGCCCGGCGTTACTGTCCGCGCCGGAATCGCTCATCCGCAGCCTGTCCGCCGGCCTCTACTTCGAGCCGGCCCCGGCCGCACGCGCGGCCTCTTCTTCCCGGCGGAGATTGAGCGCGGCAGCGCATTCGCTCGCCAGCGGCCGGACTTCGACTTCAGCTCCGTAATCGAGGCCCGGGTAGTTCTTGGCGATCTCGACGGCCTCGTCCATGCTGTCCACCGTCAGTATGAAATACCCGGCTATGGCCTCTTTCGATTCGGCGAACGGGCCGTCGGCTACCAGCTTGCCGTTCTTCCCCGAGATCACCTTGCCCTCGAAGTGGAGCGGCTGCCCCGCCCTCGCCTTGCCCTCGGCCGTCAGGCTGTCGAGCCAGCCGTGCATCTTCGTCACTATCTGCTGTATCTCCTCGGGCGAGAGGCCCTTGTGCCATCCCGTGCCCCTGAACAGCATCATGTATTCCGTTACAGGTTCCATGACCATCGTATTTCTCCTTTCCTTCGTTTCTTTCCGTCATGCACATCCGCGGCGGTGCATCCGCGCCGGCCGCGGCGATGCTTACGGCTCCAGGTTAAAGAGCGGCTGTCCAGTCTTCATGTCGAACGGGACGGAATAGTGCTCGTGCGCTATCTTCCATTCCCCGTCCGTCTTCCTGAAGCACTGCGTCACGCGCATCCAGCACGTATTGAAATTCCCGTCCGGCCCCTCGCCGCCGCAGTGAAGGAGACTGTGCGCGAAGGCCAGGCTCCCGTCGGCCGTGACCGTCATCTCGCCGGGCTCGAACATCGACTCCCCGCCCGGGCAAAACTCGAAGCACGCCTTCCAGTGCTTCCCGTACTCGTCCTTGCCGGTGAACCGGAGCTTCTCTACGGCGTCGAAGGACACCACGTCGTCCGCGTATATGGCCATTATCTTATCGAGGTCCTTTTTCCTGACCGCTTCGGACCACTCTTTCACCATGCTCTTGATTTTCGCTTCTTCACTCATAAATGCCTCCCTTCGGCTTTTATATATACGACGTATTCGTCAGGTCATTATGGACACGTTCGCCGCCTGATTTTCAGGGCGCAATAAATTCTCGGCCCGGCTCATAGATATCCCGTCTCGGCCGGTGGATTCTCCCAATCGTTATTCCTCCCGTCCTCGAAGCGGACACTCGCCGCCGAAAGCTCCTCGTCTGTTGCATCGTCGAGGCATGCTATGTTCACGGCGTAGAACTCCCCCGAAAGCTTCTCTCCCTGGAACTCGATGTCGAGATGCGCCCTGCCGAAAGGCTTTATCCCGCACCGGCTGCAGAAGAGGTGATGGATCGTATCGCTCCCGAATCGATAATCCGTAAGCGCCTCCCCGCCCCGGAGCAGCCTGAACTCCGCCTCGGGCACGAGCGTTTTCCAGTACCTCCCCTTCCTGCACACCGAGCAATTGCACTTGCTGGTGCCGTTTTCGAGGTCGGCCTCACACTCGAACGAGACCTCGCCGCAGTGGCAGCTTCCCGAATATTTTTTCTTCATATCGGCTCCTTTCAATCTCTTGTATACGTCAGCAGGACGAGCCCGCCAGCGAACGCCTTCGTCTCCTTAAGCCTGAGCCCGACCCTGTGCCCGACGCCGCCGAACTGCGTCTTCCCGGCCCCGAGGATCACTGGGTTGACGAATATCCTGTACTCGTCCACGAGCCCGGCGGCCGAAAGCGCGGAAACCATGGTCCCGCTCCCGAATATCACGATGTCCTTCCCGCCCTCGGCCTTCATCCTCTCCGTCTCGTGCACGGGGTCGCCCCTGTTCACGACGGCGTTGTTCCACTCAACGCTTGCGAGCGTCCTCGAAAAGACTATCTTCGGAAGGCCGTTCATCGCGTGGATGATCGCCTCGTCGTTCTCGGCGGGCGAGGCGTCCGGCCAGTACCCCGCCATGAGCTCGTACGTCACCCTTCCGAAGAGGAGTATCCCCATCGATCCGAGCCGCTCCTTCGTATAATCCATGAAATCCCCGCCCACGCTGAACCAGTCTATCTCCCCCGACGGGCCCG encodes:
- a CDS encoding GFA family protein, giving the protein MKKKYSGSCHCGEVSFECEADLENGTSKCNCSVCRKGRYWKTLVPEAEFRLLRGGEALTDYRFGSDTIHHLFCSRCGIKPFGRAHLDIEFQGEKLSGEFYAVNIACLDDATDEELSAASVRFEDGRNNDWENPPAETGYL
- a CDS encoding dihydrofolate reductase family protein — its product is MRKVVVSNLVSLDGFIAGPSGEIDWFSVGGDFMDYTKERLGSMGILLFGRVTYELMAGYWPDASPAENDEAIIHAMNGLPKIVFSRTLASVEWNNAVVNRGDPVHETERMKAEGGKDIVIFGSGTMVSALSAAGLVDEYRIFVNPVILGAGKTQFGGVGHRVGLRLKETKAFAGGLVLLTYTRD
- a CDS encoding nuclear transport factor 2 family protein encodes the protein MSEEAKIKSMVKEWSEAVRKKDLDKIMAIYADDVVSFDAVEKLRFTGKDEYGKHWKACFEFCPGGESMFEPGEMTVTADGSLAFAHSLLHCGGEGPDGNFNTCWMRVTQCFRKTDGEWKIAHEHYSVPFDMKTGQPLFNLEP
- a CDS encoding YciI family protein, giving the protein MEPVTEYMMLFRGTGWHKGLSPEEIQQIVTKMHGWLDSLTAEGKARAGQPLHFEGKVISGKNGKLVADGPFAESKEAIAGYFILTVDSMDEAVEIAKNYPGLDYGAEVEVRPLASECAAALNLRREEEAARAAGAGSK
- a CDS encoding TIGR03557 family F420-dependent LLM class oxidoreductase, translated to MTKFGYKLMSEEHGPKELIHNARLAEDAGFDFVAISDHYHPWLWSQGHSPYAWSVLGGVAAATESVGIVTAVTCPFVRYHPAIIAQAAATMAILSGGRFTLGLGSGEKLNEHVVGNGWPPVRIRHEMLSESIDIIRLLWRGGMQSYEGNHLKLEQAQVFDLPAEPPEIVVAIGGRKAARLAADKAEGIFTVEPDSKLIQHWTDAGGFEDGPRYAEMMASWAESEEEAVDIAYERLRFGTAGWSVNAELPNVAHFEAHSSVVHKEDIADLVVCGPDPGLYADAIGRYTDAGYDHVVLVPAGPNQEGFMRFWEKELSPLLIERAREKMEPSGPGISLRT
- a CDS encoding sigma-70 family RNA polymerase sigma factor; this encodes MSDSGADSNAGPGDVSRIVEHCFRHEAGKMVSTLTRIFGPRHINLAEDVVQEALARALQTWPYYGIPGNPAAWITQVSKNLALDLMRRDKTFRNKTDDIARFMDDAGPAAGGDGQVAFKDEIGDDRLWMMFMCCHPLVPPEAQVALSLKTLCGFSTEEIARAFLTSEAAVTKRLTRAKRKLRDASVPYDLPTGEVLKGRLDSVLETIYLLFNEGYKASEGESIIRKELCLEAIRLCGILAEHRVGDRPHVHALLSLMLLNAARLDARTDGDGNILTLREQDRSLWDQGMIARGMYHLVRSMEGREPSVYHLEASIAACHSAARDYESTDWKRILYFYDILVGMDSSPVAALNRAVAVAEVHGPGAGIEAVRGIPGREQLESYFLLYAVLGELEERLGNNAAAAGHFRKALSLATMKPERKLLMKRIGETEAGG
- a CDS encoding type 1 glutamine amidotransferase domain-containing protein, producing the protein MGNNLEGKKVAILVADGFEQVELTAPKEALESAGAETVIVSPERGNVKGWNHTDWGDDFKVDEELSEADPVMFDALLLPGGVMNPDNLRRNQDAQEFVRSFFDSDKPVAAICHGPWTLIDAGVTRGRKMASYHTIQSDLKNAGAEWRDEEVVVDGKLVTSRKPDDIPAFNKKMIEVFAGA